The Pleurocapsa minor HA4230-MV1 nucleotide sequence ATACTAACTTTAATGCTAGTTTGCCAGGGCGGATCGGTCTTGCTGTATTATGGCCAGTTTTAATTGCTGGGAATAAGTCCTATCGTCGCAATTTTAATAAGGCATTAAAGGGAAGATAAGTAATTAAATTATTGCCCTTAGATGGTACATGAATTCTAAAGTTTGGCTGATTGGGGGAACGAGCGACAGCGCAATTATAGCCAATATTCTGGTTGAGTCCAATATTCCCTCGATCATAACTGTGACGACAGCTACGGCTCAAGCTTTATATGGTGATAGGGCGAAGATAGTTGTCGGCTGTATGAATTTAACTGAAATGCGTTGTTTCTGCCAGCAGCATCAGATTGCGGTGGTGGTCGATGCCTCTCATCCCTACGCAACACAGGTTTCTCATCAGGCGATCGCCGTTACCCAACAATTAAATATTGCTTATCTGCGTTATGAAAGAACTCACTATCAACCCGCAATTAAAAAGGGTGTCATAGAACTAGATAGCTGGGAACGTCTTTTAACAGGTGATTATTTAACCGCTCAACGAGTACTTTTAACAGTAGGGTGCCAAGTTTTACCCAAGTTTCAATCATGGCAGAGTCGAGCTACTTTATTTGCCAGAGTTTTACCTCAAATAAAATCCTTAGAAACGGCGATCGCTTCTGGTTTTACTAGCGATCGCTTAATTGCTATCCGTCCTCCCATTAGCCTGGCGACAGAAACAGCTTTATGGCAACAGTGGCATATTTCTCTAGTAGTGACCAAAGCATCAGGTAAGGCTGGGGGAGAAGAGATAAAACGTCAAGTAGCAGCTAGCTTAGGAATTCCGCTAATTGTCATCACCCGTCCGCAAATTAGCTATCCTCGACAAACTTCGGAAATTGCCAATGTCTTGGCTTTCTGTCAAAGAGCGATCGCCAATTAGGAAATGGGAAATGGGGTCTATCCAACTGAAATTCGCTGTAAATATGCGATCGCACTCGGTGATATTTTACTATAAAGGAATATAAACCCTATTTTTGGCGCGGGTTAAAGCGGTGTAGAGCATTTTTTGCAGATCGGGACAGCCTTGGAGATCTTCCGTGTCTAAAAACACATAATCGATACTCGAACCTTGAGCTTTATGTACCGTCAAACTGTAGGCGTAGGTAACATCATCAAAAGTTCTGGATAGGTCAAAATACTTGTTCCACTGTTTTTTGGCAACGTAATCTTTGATCATTTCGTCTCTCAGTCTTTCCCCTTGTTCAGTCAACACAGATAAATTTACTTCAAACCCAGCATCAGTCTTGACGGGGAGCGAGTAATATTGATAGGCAATTTTATCAAAAGATAGCTGTTTAATCGTTGGCTGTTCGATCACCGAACATTCTTCGGAGTTATTAATCAAAACTCCCCATCTATTTTTACCTTTTTGCCCTGGACGAACACGAAACAATGGTTTTCTGGCAATTAGTCGATCTCCTGGCACGAATATTGGCGCATCTTTACCCCATAAACGCGATCGCACAAATCGATTAGCATCACCAGCAGTTTTATTGCGCCACACTAGTAATCTGGCATAGTCGGGATTGGATTTACAATCATTAGCCTGAAAATACTCAGTTACGGTTTCTAACCATTCTTTTCGCGGTTGACAAACAATTGTTCGATCTTCGCTGGTTTGGAAGGAATACATCCTGCGGGCATATAACTCATCGCTACGAATCTTCTCGGCTACGACGGCAATCTCCCCTTCATAGCGGATTATTTCATCTAACGTTGCCGTATCGTCGATCGCCTCAGAAATTGCTACCATTGGCTGCTGTTCTTTGACTGGCGGAAGTTGCGCTTCATCCCCAACAAAAATAACTTTAGTATTAATGGTAGTGGCGATCGCACTAACTATCTCTTCAAAATTGCTGCGATTAATCATGGAAAACTCATCAATGATCATCACATCGTAATCATCAAATTCAGCATCCCCAGCGGAAGTAAATTCCTCCTCTCCTGTCTCCTCATTCATTTCTGGCTGTTGACCTAAAAGTTGCGCCACAGTTTTAACGTCAATGTTAATCCCCAGAGAACTTCCCACTTGCATTAAGCTTTTAGCTGCTTTATTGGTGGGTGCAGCAATCACAAATTCAAAATCATGAGCATCTAGCCATTCGATCAAGTGACAGATTAAAAAGCTTTTTCCTGTTCCTGCATAGCCACTGAGGCGAAAGAAACTATGATTACTGCGTAAAAATGATTTTAATTTCTCTAAAGCTTGTTGTTGTGCCTTGGTTAACTTTTTGGCTGATTTTTTCGCAGTCTTACCCATCACTTACTTAATCGTTATTCCAATATGTTAAATCATAGGCAGTCCTATTTTATTCTCGAAACATAAACCAAATCTTGACGCGATCCAAATTACTTGCTGACGAGACTTTATAACCAAGACGTTGGTAGTAAGCTACGTTTTCTTCTGTCTCTGTATCGAGAGCAACACAATTAGATTCAGGATGTCGATCTGACAGGAGGTGTATATGTTCTAACAGTGCGCTACCAATACCCATCCTTTGACTACGTGGATGTACCCCAAGAGCATTAACATAAAAATGAGGCTGTGAAGGTTGGCGATCGCTCTTGAGCTTAAAATAAAGATCGAAAAATTCTGCTGCTTCTTTGCCGATCTCTTCAACCAGTCTTGCTTTAAGATGAGCTATAGCGCTTTTATCTTGGTTTTTTTCGGTTTCTGGTGGGCTGGCAAAAATAACTCCTTGTAATTCGTCTCGAACCATAGCGCCTAAAAGCAACGAATTCTGAATTGGGGAGATATCGAAAATATACTGCCAAAGAGCTTTGATCGAGCGTTTGTAGCTATTACCAAAATATAAATTCATTAACGGATCGCCATCGAAAGCAGCGATAATGACCTCAATGGCATTTTCTTTATGCTTTGCTTCTAGAGGAATAATTTTGCTCGAATTCATGGTTTTGAATTTAACTCATCATTAGTTTTTTCTTGGATAAATTGAGTAATTAATTCTGACATTCGATCGATATCAGTCAGAGAATTAGTTACATGCGGATCGAGAGC carries:
- a CDS encoding GNAT family N-acetyltransferase, coding for MNSSKIIPLEAKHKENAIEVIIAAFDGDPLMNLYFGNSYKRSIKALWQYIFDISPIQNSLLLGAMVRDELQGVIFASPPETEKNQDKSAIAHLKARLVEEIGKEAAEFFDLYFKLKSDRQPSQPHFYVNALGVHPRSQRMGIGSALLEHIHLLSDRHPESNCVALDTETEENVAYYQRLGYKVSSASNLDRVKIWFMFRE
- a CDS encoding AAA family ATPase, which codes for MGKTAKKSAKKLTKAQQQALEKLKSFLRSNHSFFRLSGYAGTGKSFLICHLIEWLDAHDFEFVIAAPTNKAAKSLMQVGSSLGINIDVKTVAQLLGQQPEMNEETGEEEFTSAGDAEFDDYDVMIIDEFSMINRSNFEEIVSAIATTINTKVIFVGDEAQLPPVKEQQPMVAISEAIDDTATLDEIIRYEGEIAVVAEKIRSDELYARRMYSFQTSEDRTIVCQPRKEWLETVTEYFQANDCKSNPDYARLLVWRNKTAGDANRFVRSRLWGKDAPIFVPGDRLIARKPLFRVRPGQKGKNRWGVLINNSEECSVIEQPTIKQLSFDKIAYQYYSLPVKTDAGFEVNLSVLTEQGERLRDEMIKDYVAKKQWNKYFDLSRTFDDVTYAYSLTVHKAQGSSIDYVFLDTEDLQGCPDLQKMLYTALTRAKNRVYIPL
- a CDS encoding cobalt-precorrin-6A reductase, producing the protein MNSKVWLIGGTSDSAIIANILVESNIPSIITVTTATAQALYGDRAKIVVGCMNLTEMRCFCQQHQIAVVVDASHPYATQVSHQAIAVTQQLNIAYLRYERTHYQPAIKKGVIELDSWERLLTGDYLTAQRVLLTVGCQVLPKFQSWQSRATLFARVLPQIKSLETAIASGFTSDRLIAIRPPISLATETALWQQWHISLVVTKASGKAGGEEIKRQVAASLGIPLIVITRPQISYPRQTSEIANVLAFCQRAIAN